The Populus alba chromosome 4, ASM523922v2, whole genome shotgun sequence genome contains a region encoding:
- the LOC118038876 gene encoding brefeldin A-inhibited guanine nucleotide-exchange protein 1 isoform X1 — protein sequence MSASQTLGGPSRCGRSLGPSLDKIVKNAAWRKHSHLVSSCKSVLDKLESLTDSNSHSPLFGLSPSDAEFVLHPILLALDSAYAKVVDPALECLFKLFSSGLIRGEIDNGSKNVIIFKIIESVCKVCGIGDEAVELSVLRVLLSAVRSPCVLIRGECLVHVVRTCYNVYLGGLTGTNQICAKSVLAQVMLIVFTRVEEDSMDVNVKPVSVSEMLLFTDKNLNEGSSIHFCQNFVNEVMMASEGVPDDKLLLLHSPPSDKLQNGSGGAGDDNDKVGEGDHKSELRDKEANGEAETDGGVGGSGGVEAGGSKIREDGFLLFRNLCKLSMKFSSQETPDDQILLRGKILSLELLKVIIDNGGPIWRTDERFLNIIKQFLCLSLIKNSTLSVMAIFQLQCSIFMMLLVKFRSGLKEEIGIFFPMLVLRVLENVNQPSFLQKMTVLNLLDKISQDSQIIIDIFVNYDCDVDAPNIYERIVNGLLKTALGPPPGSSTTLSSVQDITFRHESVKCLVSIIRSMGAWMDQQLRIGDSYLPKISQSSTSTENHSTLNGEDASAPEYDLHPEVNSETSDAATLEQRRAYKIELQKGISIFNRKPSKGIEFLINAKKVGGSPEEVAAFLKNTTGLNETVIGDYLGERDEFCLRVMHAYVDSFNFKVMGFGEAIRFFLRGFRLPGEAQKIDRIMEKFAERYCKCNPNSFTSADTAYVLAYSVIMLNTDAHNSMVKDKMSKADFIRNNRGIDDGKDLPEEYLGALYDHIVKNEIKMSANSSVPQSKQGNSLNKLLGLDGILNLVTGKQTEEKALGANGLLIRHIQEQFKAKSGKSESIYHVVTDAAILRFMVEVCWGPMLAAFSVTLDQSDDRLAASQCLQGFRYAVHVTAVMGMQTQRDAFVTSVAKFTYLHCAADMKQRNVDAVKAIISIAIEDGNNLQDAWEHILTCLSRIEHLQLLGEGAPPDASYLTPSNGETEEKALKSMGYPSLKKKGTLQNLAVMAIVRGGSYDSTAVGVNSPGLVSPEQINNFISNLNLLDQIGNFELNHVFANSQRLNSEAIVAFVKALCKVSISELQSPTDPRVFSLTKIVEIAHYNMNRIRLVWSRIWNVLSEFFVSVGLSENLSVAIFVMDSLRQLAMKFLEREELANYNFQNEFLRPFVIVMQKSSSTEIRELIVRCISQMVLSRVSNVKSGWKSVFMVFTVAAADERKNVVLLAFETMEKIVREYFPYITETETTTFTDCVRCLTTFTNSRFNSDVSLNAIAFLRFCALKLADGGLICNVKSSVDDPSIPIVDEVASDVDSSDKDDHVSFWIPLLTGLSKLTSDPRSAIRKSALEVLFNILNDHGHLFSHSFWTTVFNSAIFPIFNSFSDMKDVKDQDSPTSAPPHSVGSAWDSETSTIAVQCLVFLFVKFFNIVRSQLQSVVSILMGFIRSPVKGPASAGVAALLRLIGELGSRISEDEYREIFLSLKEAAASLLPGFMKVLRIMDGIEMPESSHPFADADVSSDHGFTNDDLEDDNLQTAAYVVSRVKSHIAVQLLIVQVVSDLYKANQRLLSAANVRILIDIFSSIASHAHQLNSETDLLKKLLKACSIAGISDPPMVHFENESYEKYLDFLRDLLDDNPSMSEALNVEAQLAAVCETILQIYLNCTGLQTVQQDPANKPVIHWILPSGSAKKEELAARTSLLLSALRVLSGLERDSFRGYARQLFPLLVDLVRCEHSSGEVQRILSNIFRSCIGPIIMG from the exons ATGTCTGCTTCACAAACCCTTGGCGGTCCTTCTCGCTGCGGCCGTTCCTTAGGTCCTTCTCTCGACAAGATCGTTAAAAACGCCGCCTGGAGGAAGCACTCTCACCTCGTTTCCTCCTGCAAATCGGTCCTCGACAAGCTCGAATCACTCACGGATTCTAATTCTCACTCTCCTCTCTTCGGGCTCTCCCCTTCGGATGCCGAATTCGTTCTCCATCCAATTCTTCTCGCCTTAGATTCCGCTTACGCCAAGGTCGTGGACCCCGCACTCGAATGCTTGTTCAAATTGTTTTCCTCAGGCCTGATTCGAGGTGAGATCGATAATGGTTCAAAAAATGTGATCATTTTTAAGATAATCGAGAGTGTTTGTAAGGTTTGTGGAATTGGTGACGAAGCTGTTGAGCTTTCTGTGCTTAGAGTTTTGCTCTCTGCTGTTCGATCTCCTTGTGTTTTGATTCGCGGTGAATGTTTAGTGCACGTTGTTAGGACTTGTTATAATGTTTATCTTGGTGGATTGACTGGGACCAATCAGATCTGTGCGAAATCTGTACTTGCACAGGTAATGCTCATTGTTTTTACCAGAGTCGAGGAGGATTCTATGGATGTCAATGTTAAACCGGTTTCTGTTAGTGAAATGTTACTGTTTACTGATAAGAATTTGAATGAAGGGAGTTCTATTCATTTTTGTCAGAATTTTGTTAATGAGGTTATGATGGCAAGTGAAGGGGTTCCTGATGATAAGTTGTTGCTGTTGCATAGTCCGCCTTCTGATAAACTCCAAAATGGTAGTGGAGGTGCCggtgatgataatgataaagTAGGTGAAGGGGATCATAAAAGTGAATTAAGGGATAAGGAAGCAAATGGTGAAGCTGAAACCGATGGTGGTGTGGGTGGTAGTGGTGGTGTTGAAGCTGGGGGGAGTAAGATCAGGGAGGATGGGTTTCTTCTTTTTAGGAATTTGTGCAAATTGTCAATGAAGTTCTCATCGCAGGAGACCCCAGATgatcaaattcttttgagaGGGAAGATTTTGTCTCTTGAGTTGCTTAAGGTGATCATTGACAATGGCGGTCCAATCTGGCGCACCGATGAGAG GTTTCTCAACATTATCAAGCAATTCCTATGCTTGTCATTGATAAAGAACAGTACGTTGTCAGTTATGGCTATTTTCCAGCTTCAGTGTTCCATTTTTATGATGCTGTTAGTGAAATTCAGATCTGGATTGAAGGAGGAAATTGGAATATTCTTTCCCATGCTTGTCCTTCGAGTGCTTGAGAATGTTAACCAGCCTAGCTTCTTGCAGAAAATGACTGTCCTGAATCTTTTGGACAAAATCAGCCAAGATTCCCAGatcattattgatatttttgtaaACTATGACTGCGATGTGGATGCTCCAAACATATATGAAAG GATTGTCAATGGCCTTCTGAAAACTGCTCTAGGACCCCCTCCTGGTTCATCAACAACTTTGTCTTCGGTTCAGGATATTACTTTTAGGCATGAATCTGTGAAGTGCTTGGTTAGCATCATCAGGTCAATGGGTGCATGGATGGATCAACAGCTGAGAATTGGAGATTCCTACTTGCCTAAGATCTCTCAAAGTTCAACTTCAACTGAGAATCATTCAACTCTGAATGGAGAAGATGCAAGTGCTCCTGAGTATGATTTGCATCCAGAAGTGAACTCTGAAACATCTGATGCTGCTACCCTTGAACAACGTCGGGCATATAAAATTGAACTCCAG AAAGGTATCTCCATATTCAATAGGAAACCTTCCAAGGGCATTGAGTTTCTGATAAATGCCAAAAAAGTTGGTGGTTCTCCAGAAGAAGTTGCTGCCTTCCTGAAAAACACTACTGGCCTAAATGAAACAGTGATTGGTGACTATTTAGGTGAAAGGGATGAGTTTTGTTTGAGAGTTATGCATGCTTATGTAGACTCGTTTAACTTTAAGGTGATGGGTTTTGGTGAAGCGATAAGGTTTTTCTTACGGGGCTTCAGGTTACCTGGAGAAGCACAGAAGATTGATCGTATCATGGAAAAGTTTGCTGAGCGCTATTGTAAATGCAATCCAAATTCATTTACCAGTGCAGATACTGCTTACGTTCTTGCATACTCTGTGATAATGCTCAATACAGATGCTCATAACAGCATGGTGAAAGATAAG ATGAGCAAGGCCGATTTTATTCGGAACAACCGAGGAATAGATGATGGCAAGGATTTGCCTGAAGAGTATCTGGGTGCTCTTTATGATCACATTGtcaaaaatgaaattaagatgAGTGCAAATTCTTCTGTTCCTCAAAGCAAGCAGGGTAACAGCTTAAATAAGCTATTAGGTTTGGATGGTATACTCAATCTAGTTACTGGGAAGCAGACTGAGGAAAAGGCTTTGGGTGCAAATGGGCTTCTTATCAGGCATATCCAAGAGCAGTTCAAGGCAAAGTCAGGAAAATCAGA GTCTATTTATCATGTTGTAACAGATGCAGCGATTCTGAGGTTTATGGTTGAGGTCTGCTGGGGTCCTATGCTGGCTGCTTTTAGTGTGACTCTTGATCAGAGTGATGATAGGCTTGCTGCCTCTCAGTGCTTACAGGGGTTTCGATATGCTGTGCATGTTACTGCAGTCATGGGTATGCAGACCCAGAGAGATGCTTTTGTTACAtctgtggccaagtttacaTATCTGCACTGTGCTGCAGATATGAAGCAAAGAAATGTAGATGCTGTGAAG GCAATAATATCAATTGCCATTGAAGATGGAAATAATCTTCAGGATGCTTGGGAGCATATCTTAACTTGCCTCTCCCGTATTGAGCATCTGCAACTGCTTGGAGAAGGTGCACCACCTGATGCCTCTTATTTGACACCATCTAATGGGGAAACAGAAGAAAAGGCACTGAAGTCAATGGGTTATCCTTCTCTAAAGAAAAAGGGAACACTCCAGAATCTGGCTGTAATGGCTATTGTTAGAGGGGGTTCATATGATAGCACCGCTGTTGGAGTCAATTCTCCAGGACTAGTATCTCCAGAACAGATTAATAACTTCatttcaaatttgaatttgCTTGACCAGATTGGGAATTTTGAATTGAACCATGTGTTTGCTAATAGCCAAAGGTTGAACAGTGAAGCAATAGTAGCTTTTGTGAAAGCTCTTTGTAAAGTTTCAATATCTGAGTTGCAGTCTCCAACAGATCCTCGTGTATTTAGCCTTACGAAAATCGTAGAAATTGC GCATTATAATATGAACCGCATCAGATTAGTTTGGTCCCGCATATGGAATGTTCTCTCTGAATTTTTTGTATCAGTTGGCTTGTCAGAAAATCTCTCTGTTGCTATTTTTGTGATGGATTCTCTGAGACAACTTGCTATGAAATTCTTAGAGCGCGAGGAGTTGGCAAATTACAACTTCCAGAATGAATTTTTGAGGCCATTTGTGATTGTGATGCAGAAAAGCAGCTCTACAGAGATCAGGGAATTAATAGTTAGGTGTATTTCACAGATGGTCCTTAGTCGTGTCAGTAATGTGAAATCTGGTTGGAAAAGTGTTTTTATG GTTTTTACTGTTGCTGCAGCTGATGAGCGGAAGAATGTTGTCTTGTTGGCATTTGAGACCATGGAAAAAATTGTCCGAGAGTACTTTCCTTATATAACAGAGACGGAGACAACAACTTTCACTGACTGTGTTAGATGCCTCACCACCTTCACAAATAGCAGATTTAATAGTGATGTGAGCCTCAATGCAATTGCATTTCTCCGATTCTGTGCTCTGAAACTGGCAGATGGAGGACTTATTTGCAACGTAAAGAGCAGTGTTGATGATCCATCCATCCCAATAGTAGATGAAGTTGCTTCGGATGTAGACTCCAGTGACAAAGATGATCATGTGTCCTTTTGGATTCCTTTGCTAACAG GGTTATCGAAACTTACATCTGATCCCAGATCAGCTATTCGAAAGAGTGCTTTAGAAGTGCTATTTAACATTCTCAATGACCATGGTCATCTATTCTCACACTCATTTTGGACCACTGTTTTCAACTCTGCCATTTTCCCCATCTTCAATAGCTTCAGTGACATGAAAGATGTTAAAGATCAGGATTCACCAACTTCAGCACCACCTCATTCAGTAGGAAGTGCATGGGATTCTGAAACTTCTACAATCGCAGTCCAGTGTCTAGTATTCCTATTTGTCAAGTTTTTCAACATTGTTAGGTCTCAACTACAGAGTGTAGTATCTATATTGATGGGATTTATTAGGAGTCCTGTTAAGGGTCCTGCTAGCGCTGGGGTTGCTGCATTGTTGCGTTTAATAGGTGAACTGGGCAGCAGGATTTCAGAAGATGAATATAGAGAGATTTTTCTATCTTTGAAGGAGGCCGCTGCATCATTGTTACCAGGTTTTATGAAGGTCTTAAGAATCATGGATGGGATTGAGATGCCTGAAAGCTCTCACCCTTTTGCGGATGCGGATGTGTCTTCTGATCATGGCTTCACAAATGATGATCTTGAGGATGACAATCTCCAAACTGCAGCATATGTGGTTTCAAGAGTGAAGAGTCATATTGCTGTGCAGCTACTTATTGTGCAG GTTGTAAGTGATTTATACAAAGCAAACCAGCGACTCTTGTCAGCGGCCAATGTCAGAATCcttattgatatattttcctCAATAGCATCCCATGCCCACCAGCTGAATTCTGAGACGGACCTGCTGAAGAAACTGCTGAAAGCGTGCTCTATAGCAGGTATATCTGATCCTCCAATGGTACATTTTGAAAACGAGTCCTACGAGAAATACCTCGACTTCCTCCGAGATTTGCTAGATGATAACCCATCCATGTCTGAGGCGTTGAACGTCGAGGCACAACTTGCAGCAGTGTGTGAAACGATATTGCAGATTTATCTGAACTGTACTGGATTGCAGACCGTGCAGCAAGATCCCGCGAACAAGCCAGTGATACACTGGATTCTTCCTTCAGGTTCGGCCAAAAAGGAAGAACTAGCAGCAAGGACTTCTTTGCTTTTGTCAGCTTTGCGGGTATTGAGTGGTTTAGAAAGGGATTCATTTAGGGGCTATGCCAGACAATTATTTCCTTTGTTGGTTGACCTTGTGCGGTGTGAGCACAGCTCAGGTGAAGTCCAGCGTATTCTGAGCAACATTTTCCGATCATGTATAGGCCCCATTATAATGGGATGA
- the LOC118038876 gene encoding brefeldin A-inhibited guanine nucleotide-exchange protein 1 isoform X2 produces MTAMWMLQTYMKDICRIVNGLLKTALGPPPGSSTTLSSVQDITFRHESVKCLVSIIRSMGAWMDQQLRIGDSYLPKISQSSTSTENHSTLNGEDASAPEYDLHPEVNSETSDAATLEQRRAYKIELQKGISIFNRKPSKGIEFLINAKKVGGSPEEVAAFLKNTTGLNETVIGDYLGERDEFCLRVMHAYVDSFNFKVMGFGEAIRFFLRGFRLPGEAQKIDRIMEKFAERYCKCNPNSFTSADTAYVLAYSVIMLNTDAHNSMVKDKMSKADFIRNNRGIDDGKDLPEEYLGALYDHIVKNEIKMSANSSVPQSKQGNSLNKLLGLDGILNLVTGKQTEEKALGANGLLIRHIQEQFKAKSGKSESIYHVVTDAAILRFMVEVCWGPMLAAFSVTLDQSDDRLAASQCLQGFRYAVHVTAVMGMQTQRDAFVTSVAKFTYLHCAADMKQRNVDAVKAIISIAIEDGNNLQDAWEHILTCLSRIEHLQLLGEGAPPDASYLTPSNGETEEKALKSMGYPSLKKKGTLQNLAVMAIVRGGSYDSTAVGVNSPGLVSPEQINNFISNLNLLDQIGNFELNHVFANSQRLNSEAIVAFVKALCKVSISELQSPTDPRVFSLTKIVEIAHYNMNRIRLVWSRIWNVLSEFFVSVGLSENLSVAIFVMDSLRQLAMKFLEREELANYNFQNEFLRPFVIVMQKSSSTEIRELIVRCISQMVLSRVSNVKSGWKSVFMVFTVAAADERKNVVLLAFETMEKIVREYFPYITETETTTFTDCVRCLTTFTNSRFNSDVSLNAIAFLRFCALKLADGGLICNVKSSVDDPSIPIVDEVASDVDSSDKDDHVSFWIPLLTGLSKLTSDPRSAIRKSALEVLFNILNDHGHLFSHSFWTTVFNSAIFPIFNSFSDMKDVKDQDSPTSAPPHSVGSAWDSETSTIAVQCLVFLFVKFFNIVRSQLQSVVSILMGFIRSPVKGPASAGVAALLRLIGELGSRISEDEYREIFLSLKEAAASLLPGFMKVLRIMDGIEMPESSHPFADADVSSDHGFTNDDLEDDNLQTAAYVVSRVKSHIAVQLLIVQVVSDLYKANQRLLSAANVRILIDIFSSIASHAHQLNSETDLLKKLLKACSIAGISDPPMVHFENESYEKYLDFLRDLLDDNPSMSEALNVEAQLAAVCETILQIYLNCTGLQTVQQDPANKPVIHWILPSGSAKKEELAARTSLLLSALRVLSGLERDSFRGYARQLFPLLVDLVRCEHSSGEVQRILSNIFRSCIGPIIMG; encoded by the exons ATGACTGCGATGTGGATGCTCCAAACATATATGAAAG ATATTTGCAGGATTGTCAATGGCCTTCTGAAAACTGCTCTAGGACCCCCTCCTGGTTCATCAACAACTTTGTCTTCGGTTCAGGATATTACTTTTAGGCATGAATCTGTGAAGTGCTTGGTTAGCATCATCAGGTCAATGGGTGCATGGATGGATCAACAGCTGAGAATTGGAGATTCCTACTTGCCTAAGATCTCTCAAAGTTCAACTTCAACTGAGAATCATTCAACTCTGAATGGAGAAGATGCAAGTGCTCCTGAGTATGATTTGCATCCAGAAGTGAACTCTGAAACATCTGATGCTGCTACCCTTGAACAACGTCGGGCATATAAAATTGAACTCCAG AAAGGTATCTCCATATTCAATAGGAAACCTTCCAAGGGCATTGAGTTTCTGATAAATGCCAAAAAAGTTGGTGGTTCTCCAGAAGAAGTTGCTGCCTTCCTGAAAAACACTACTGGCCTAAATGAAACAGTGATTGGTGACTATTTAGGTGAAAGGGATGAGTTTTGTTTGAGAGTTATGCATGCTTATGTAGACTCGTTTAACTTTAAGGTGATGGGTTTTGGTGAAGCGATAAGGTTTTTCTTACGGGGCTTCAGGTTACCTGGAGAAGCACAGAAGATTGATCGTATCATGGAAAAGTTTGCTGAGCGCTATTGTAAATGCAATCCAAATTCATTTACCAGTGCAGATACTGCTTACGTTCTTGCATACTCTGTGATAATGCTCAATACAGATGCTCATAACAGCATGGTGAAAGATAAG ATGAGCAAGGCCGATTTTATTCGGAACAACCGAGGAATAGATGATGGCAAGGATTTGCCTGAAGAGTATCTGGGTGCTCTTTATGATCACATTGtcaaaaatgaaattaagatgAGTGCAAATTCTTCTGTTCCTCAAAGCAAGCAGGGTAACAGCTTAAATAAGCTATTAGGTTTGGATGGTATACTCAATCTAGTTACTGGGAAGCAGACTGAGGAAAAGGCTTTGGGTGCAAATGGGCTTCTTATCAGGCATATCCAAGAGCAGTTCAAGGCAAAGTCAGGAAAATCAGA GTCTATTTATCATGTTGTAACAGATGCAGCGATTCTGAGGTTTATGGTTGAGGTCTGCTGGGGTCCTATGCTGGCTGCTTTTAGTGTGACTCTTGATCAGAGTGATGATAGGCTTGCTGCCTCTCAGTGCTTACAGGGGTTTCGATATGCTGTGCATGTTACTGCAGTCATGGGTATGCAGACCCAGAGAGATGCTTTTGTTACAtctgtggccaagtttacaTATCTGCACTGTGCTGCAGATATGAAGCAAAGAAATGTAGATGCTGTGAAG GCAATAATATCAATTGCCATTGAAGATGGAAATAATCTTCAGGATGCTTGGGAGCATATCTTAACTTGCCTCTCCCGTATTGAGCATCTGCAACTGCTTGGAGAAGGTGCACCACCTGATGCCTCTTATTTGACACCATCTAATGGGGAAACAGAAGAAAAGGCACTGAAGTCAATGGGTTATCCTTCTCTAAAGAAAAAGGGAACACTCCAGAATCTGGCTGTAATGGCTATTGTTAGAGGGGGTTCATATGATAGCACCGCTGTTGGAGTCAATTCTCCAGGACTAGTATCTCCAGAACAGATTAATAACTTCatttcaaatttgaatttgCTTGACCAGATTGGGAATTTTGAATTGAACCATGTGTTTGCTAATAGCCAAAGGTTGAACAGTGAAGCAATAGTAGCTTTTGTGAAAGCTCTTTGTAAAGTTTCAATATCTGAGTTGCAGTCTCCAACAGATCCTCGTGTATTTAGCCTTACGAAAATCGTAGAAATTGC GCATTATAATATGAACCGCATCAGATTAGTTTGGTCCCGCATATGGAATGTTCTCTCTGAATTTTTTGTATCAGTTGGCTTGTCAGAAAATCTCTCTGTTGCTATTTTTGTGATGGATTCTCTGAGACAACTTGCTATGAAATTCTTAGAGCGCGAGGAGTTGGCAAATTACAACTTCCAGAATGAATTTTTGAGGCCATTTGTGATTGTGATGCAGAAAAGCAGCTCTACAGAGATCAGGGAATTAATAGTTAGGTGTATTTCACAGATGGTCCTTAGTCGTGTCAGTAATGTGAAATCTGGTTGGAAAAGTGTTTTTATG GTTTTTACTGTTGCTGCAGCTGATGAGCGGAAGAATGTTGTCTTGTTGGCATTTGAGACCATGGAAAAAATTGTCCGAGAGTACTTTCCTTATATAACAGAGACGGAGACAACAACTTTCACTGACTGTGTTAGATGCCTCACCACCTTCACAAATAGCAGATTTAATAGTGATGTGAGCCTCAATGCAATTGCATTTCTCCGATTCTGTGCTCTGAAACTGGCAGATGGAGGACTTATTTGCAACGTAAAGAGCAGTGTTGATGATCCATCCATCCCAATAGTAGATGAAGTTGCTTCGGATGTAGACTCCAGTGACAAAGATGATCATGTGTCCTTTTGGATTCCTTTGCTAACAG GGTTATCGAAACTTACATCTGATCCCAGATCAGCTATTCGAAAGAGTGCTTTAGAAGTGCTATTTAACATTCTCAATGACCATGGTCATCTATTCTCACACTCATTTTGGACCACTGTTTTCAACTCTGCCATTTTCCCCATCTTCAATAGCTTCAGTGACATGAAAGATGTTAAAGATCAGGATTCACCAACTTCAGCACCACCTCATTCAGTAGGAAGTGCATGGGATTCTGAAACTTCTACAATCGCAGTCCAGTGTCTAGTATTCCTATTTGTCAAGTTTTTCAACATTGTTAGGTCTCAACTACAGAGTGTAGTATCTATATTGATGGGATTTATTAGGAGTCCTGTTAAGGGTCCTGCTAGCGCTGGGGTTGCTGCATTGTTGCGTTTAATAGGTGAACTGGGCAGCAGGATTTCAGAAGATGAATATAGAGAGATTTTTCTATCTTTGAAGGAGGCCGCTGCATCATTGTTACCAGGTTTTATGAAGGTCTTAAGAATCATGGATGGGATTGAGATGCCTGAAAGCTCTCACCCTTTTGCGGATGCGGATGTGTCTTCTGATCATGGCTTCACAAATGATGATCTTGAGGATGACAATCTCCAAACTGCAGCATATGTGGTTTCAAGAGTGAAGAGTCATATTGCTGTGCAGCTACTTATTGTGCAG GTTGTAAGTGATTTATACAAAGCAAACCAGCGACTCTTGTCAGCGGCCAATGTCAGAATCcttattgatatattttcctCAATAGCATCCCATGCCCACCAGCTGAATTCTGAGACGGACCTGCTGAAGAAACTGCTGAAAGCGTGCTCTATAGCAGGTATATCTGATCCTCCAATGGTACATTTTGAAAACGAGTCCTACGAGAAATACCTCGACTTCCTCCGAGATTTGCTAGATGATAACCCATCCATGTCTGAGGCGTTGAACGTCGAGGCACAACTTGCAGCAGTGTGTGAAACGATATTGCAGATTTATCTGAACTGTACTGGATTGCAGACCGTGCAGCAAGATCCCGCGAACAAGCCAGTGATACACTGGATTCTTCCTTCAGGTTCGGCCAAAAAGGAAGAACTAGCAGCAAGGACTTCTTTGCTTTTGTCAGCTTTGCGGGTATTGAGTGGTTTAGAAAGGGATTCATTTAGGGGCTATGCCAGACAATTATTTCCTTTGTTGGTTGACCTTGTGCGGTGTGAGCACAGCTCAGGTGAAGTCCAGCGTATTCTGAGCAACATTTTCCGATCATGTATAGGCCCCATTATAATGGGATGA